One segment of Arcanobacterium phocae DNA contains the following:
- a CDS encoding queuosine precursor transporter, producing the protein MTAQKAKFAPTGTGLYPIFVAIMAVVLILSNIGASKPVIFGPILTDGGFFLFPFAYIIGDVVSEVYGWKASRRAVIITFSLSIFAALCYWIMIALPGADFYDGQEALVRTLGPVWQIVVASLLGFLAGQLSNAFTMVQMKKRSGEKLLFGRMAASTVVGEFVDTLVFCSIAAQVLEIPDVSTFLNYLFVGFTYKTAVELIFSPITMAVMRLVKRAEPEYGIQK; encoded by the coding sequence ATGACTGCCCAGAAAGCAAAATTCGCTCCAACTGGAACCGGACTCTACCCAATCTTTGTTGCCATCATGGCTGTTGTTCTCATACTGTCTAACATTGGAGCTTCTAAGCCGGTTATCTTTGGCCCTATTCTTACCGACGGCGGATTCTTCCTGTTCCCATTTGCCTACATCATTGGCGACGTCGTTTCCGAAGTTTATGGCTGGAAAGCATCCCGACGCGCCGTCATCATTACCTTCTCGCTCTCCATCTTTGCTGCTCTGTGCTACTGGATCATGATTGCGCTACCAGGAGCTGACTTCTACGACGGCCAAGAAGCATTGGTTCGCACCCTTGGACCGGTGTGGCAAATCGTTGTTGCTTCTCTTCTTGGCTTCCTCGCCGGTCAGCTTTCCAACGCATTCACAATGGTTCAGATGAAGAAACGCTCCGGCGAAAAGCTACTGTTTGGCCGAATGGCTGCTTCGACCGTCGTCGGCGAATTCGTCGATACACTCGTCTTCTGCTCTATCGCCGCGCAAGTCTTAGAAATTCCAGACGTTTCAACGTTCCTGAACTACCTCTTCGTCGGCTTCACCTACAAGACTGCCGTTGAGCTCATCTTCTCCCCCATCACAATGGCTGTGAT
- a CDS encoding GntR family transcriptional regulator has translation MSVELTIDPTLSIPAHEQLTNQITGAILSGKLSPGSQLPTVRALARDLGIAPGTVMRTYTSLSDAGYITTARSKGTVVNGRKSNDDELAHHLTRLTQRYLVELHAFGFTENDAIAELARLSGTEA, from the coding sequence ATGAGCGTAGAGCTAACCATTGACCCAACACTCTCTATCCCGGCGCACGAGCAACTAACGAACCAAATTACCGGCGCGATACTCTCTGGAAAACTCTCCCCGGGTAGCCAATTACCTACTGTACGCGCGCTCGCCCGCGATCTCGGGATTGCCCCGGGCACTGTTATGCGTACCTACACTTCCCTATCTGACGCAGGATATATCACCACCGCACGAAGTAAAGGAACCGTCGTTAATGGAAGGAAAAGTAACGACGACGAGCTCGCCCATCACCTCACCCGTCTAACCCAACGCTACCTAGTTGAACTGCATGCCTTTGGCTTTACCGAGAATGACGCCATCGCTGAATTAGCCCGATTAAGCGGCACTGAAGCATAA
- the hemH gene encoding ferrochelatase codes for MNRGCLIVTLGTPASPNPEDIKEFLRRFLSDPSVVDMPRWLWKPILNNIVLRVRPRKIEPVYRSVWMPQGSPLIVHTQAQARHTVQQLPHIKVGYATTYMTPDIETAIRTLAVDELVVIPLYPQYAPSTVAEIWRQLDRIEHQDWAPRILRADPWNLNTEYIRWYAHQIQHHIQHSHQSFDKIIFSYHGVPQRVVHEPDQYRQQCEQTTAAIMNHIAGVDWEITYQSKFGPGAWLQPATIDRMAQLPSEGIHRILVVTPGFFASCIETLDEIDVLNRQTYIDAGGTEFTLIPPPNSDKAGGKILASVYHATVEQNLLH; via the coding sequence ATGAATCGTGGATGTCTCATCGTCACTCTTGGAACGCCGGCTTCGCCGAATCCAGAAGATATTAAAGAGTTTTTACGCCGATTCTTATCTGATCCATCAGTAGTTGATATGCCACGATGGCTGTGGAAGCCAATCTTGAACAATATTGTGTTGCGGGTACGTCCGAGGAAAATCGAGCCAGTTTACCGCAGTGTATGGATGCCACAGGGCTCACCCCTCATTGTACATACTCAAGCCCAGGCTCGTCATACTGTGCAACAGCTACCACACATCAAAGTGGGGTATGCGACCACTTATATGACACCAGATATTGAAACCGCAATTCGGACGCTCGCAGTTGATGAACTCGTCGTTATACCCCTATACCCGCAATATGCTCCGTCAACAGTTGCCGAAATATGGCGCCAACTTGACCGCATCGAACATCAAGACTGGGCGCCTCGTATTCTTCGGGCTGATCCGTGGAATCTCAATACTGAATATATTCGCTGGTACGCACACCAAATCCAGCATCATATCCAGCACTCGCATCAGTCGTTCGATAAGATTATCTTTTCCTATCACGGCGTACCACAACGCGTTGTTCACGAGCCAGATCAATACCGCCAGCAGTGCGAACAAACCACCGCAGCGATCATGAATCACATAGCCGGGGTGGATTGGGAAATAACCTATCAGTCGAAATTCGGTCCAGGCGCCTGGCTACAACCAGCAACTATTGATCGTATGGCACAGTTGCCGAGTGAAGGGATACATCGCATTCTTGTTGTTACTCCTGGATTTTTTGCTTCCTGTATTGAAACTTTGGACGAAATTGACGTGCTTAATCGGCAAACCTATATCGATGCTGGCGGCACGGAATTCACTCTGATCCCGCCGCCAAATTCTGATAAGGCTGGCGGAAAAATATTAGCTAGCGTCTACCACGCTACGGTCGAGCAAAATCTCCTACACTGA
- a CDS encoding sensor histidine kinase → MNIPRLTIVLALALLLALATITLLAISWRRCKQVNAQLRADIASRKERPAIISHEIRTPLALINGAAELLAEGLAGPLTDQQRTFVTTITENTTQVINISENFLIDARLNSALPLERENVDVRAIVAQTARHMRRITNVPIHVDAAGGLLPIWADPGLIRQLVWNLVNNATRHAGPNATVTVRVRNAEGGGALLIVSDDGEGISVEDQEHMFDAFRTGSSRRPGTGIGMMVAQHIVQAHGGTILVDSLSMHGTAIHVILPSGFKEEQ, encoded by the coding sequence ATGAACATCCCGCGGCTGACGATCGTCCTTGCACTCGCATTGCTTCTTGCACTCGCGACCATAACGTTATTAGCTATCAGCTGGCGCCGATGCAAACAGGTAAATGCTCAGCTCCGCGCTGATATCGCTTCGCGCAAAGAACGTCCCGCAATTATTTCTCATGAAATTCGCACGCCGCTGGCACTGATTAACGGAGCGGCAGAGCTGCTAGCTGAAGGCCTAGCTGGCCCATTGACTGATCAGCAGCGAACGTTCGTCACCACAATTACCGAAAATACAACCCAAGTTATCAACATTTCGGAAAACTTCCTCATCGATGCTCGGCTCAACTCTGCACTGCCACTAGAACGCGAAAACGTAGACGTGCGCGCAATAGTCGCACAGACAGCGCGTCACATGCGGCGAATCACCAACGTTCCGATCCATGTGGATGCCGCTGGCGGGCTTCTTCCGATATGGGCAGATCCCGGGCTCATTCGGCAACTCGTGTGGAATCTAGTCAATAATGCCACCCGTCATGCCGGGCCGAATGCTACCGTTACCGTTCGGGTCCGAAACGCCGAGGGCGGCGGAGCGTTACTGATTGTTTCTGACGACGGCGAGGGAATCTCAGTGGAAGATCAAGAACATATGTTTGACGCTTTCCGCACCGGGTCTTCTCGCCGTCCTGGTACTGGAATCGGTATGATGGTAGCTCAACATATCGTTCAGGCTCATGGTGGAACGATCTTAGTGGATTCGCTATCGATGCATGGCACTGCTATACATGTCATACTGCCATCGGGGTTTAAGGAGGAACAATGA
- a CDS encoding response regulator transcription factor has protein sequence MKPCALVVDDETQMVSIVTFALETQDFVCDSATTPVVAWELLQHNHYDLVVLDVLMPRGSGIDITRRMRAAGMMTPIILLTALGQESDRIAGLEAGADDYVTKPFSPRELALRAQAIVRRLAQHSDKDEQLYGPVRVDNRTNRAWFNGILVTESQAEVALLGALAKHANDVVTTRDLVTAAWGPNTGAGGPGNGENNYLPAS, from the coding sequence ATGAAACCATGTGCGCTCGTCGTCGACGATGAAACGCAAATGGTTTCAATCGTAACGTTTGCGCTAGAAACGCAGGATTTTGTTTGTGACAGCGCGACGACGCCGGTTGTGGCTTGGGAGCTATTGCAACACAATCACTATGATCTAGTCGTACTTGATGTACTGATGCCTCGAGGATCCGGAATCGATATTACCCGGCGAATGCGCGCCGCTGGAATGATGACTCCGATCATTTTACTGACTGCACTCGGACAAGAATCTGACCGTATTGCCGGCTTAGAAGCAGGTGCAGACGACTACGTCACGAAACCTTTCAGCCCTCGCGAACTGGCTTTGCGTGCGCAAGCCATCGTCCGCCGGCTGGCACAACATAGTGACAAAGATGAACAACTATATGGGCCAGTTCGTGTTGACAATCGCACGAATCGTGCGTGGTTTAACGGTATTTTGGTAACGGAGAGTCAAGCTGAAGTTGCGCTTTTAGGGGCGTTGGCGAAACATGCGAACGACGTCGTTACCACCCGGGATTTAGTCACAGCAGCGTGGGGTCCGAACACTGGGGCAGGGGGGCCGGGAAATGGTGAAAACAACTATTTACCGGCTTCGTAA
- a CDS encoding helix-turn-helix domain-containing protein, producing MVKTTIYRLRKHLEAVGIDPGCIRSHRGLGYSLTI from the coding sequence ATGGTGAAAACAACTATTTACCGGCTTCGTAAACACCTCGAGGCAGTGGGGATCGATCCCGGCTGCATCCGTAGTCATCGTGGGCTAGGATATTCGCTCACAATCTGA
- a CDS encoding MFS transporter, with protein sequence MSMQSGPLSFLAAPPKAKPLPPEKIKSVYTRMRLQVFMGIFLGYAGFYLIRNNVSLVAAILQENDLMNTVGIGIVSNAVLFSYGLSKFFMAMLSDRSNAKYFLPLGLALSAVMNLLIAFVPVLSASVTLFATVMFINGWFQGMGWPPSGRVLVHWFSTKERGWKTSIWNCAHNVGGAGVGLIAAWALGHFASSKADWTPAFWAPAIVALVIAAIAFVLIYDRPEAVGLPTIEEYRDDPAKVEIVDTEGLTWKDMLFKHVLTNRVIVLLAITNVFVYTLRYGVLNWIPVYLTQEIHGVNIKEGIIGFAIYEGAGIIGTVLCGWVSDKVFKGWRAGAGLLFLGGVGIAIALYWLIPNTAPLWIFYILIGVIGGLIYGPVMLIGLQAIDLSPRNVAGTAAGFTGLFGYLLGATLASSGVGILIHYFGWDVTFAVLLGVVVLSLILMWIVGKDERRLMAEHQAREDARNN encoded by the coding sequence ATGTCCATGCAATCGGGACCGCTTAGCTTTTTAGCAGCGCCACCTAAAGCAAAACCTCTCCCACCGGAAAAAATTAAATCTGTTTATACCCGGATGCGGCTACAAGTATTCATGGGTATTTTCCTGGGTTACGCCGGTTTTTACCTTATCCGAAACAACGTCTCACTAGTAGCTGCGATTCTGCAAGAAAACGATCTGATGAACACCGTTGGCATCGGAATTGTTTCTAACGCAGTGCTCTTCTCCTATGGACTATCGAAATTCTTTATGGCGATGCTATCGGACCGGTCGAACGCGAAATACTTCCTTCCACTCGGTCTAGCATTGTCCGCAGTCATGAATCTCTTGATTGCTTTCGTACCAGTTCTATCCGCTTCAGTCACCCTGTTTGCGACAGTTATGTTTATTAACGGCTGGTTCCAAGGTATGGGCTGGCCTCCATCAGGTCGCGTTCTCGTGCACTGGTTCTCCACCAAAGAGCGTGGCTGGAAGACCTCGATCTGGAACTGTGCGCACAACGTCGGTGGCGCTGGCGTAGGTCTCATCGCAGCGTGGGCACTTGGGCACTTCGCATCGTCCAAGGCTGACTGGACACCTGCATTCTGGGCACCAGCAATTGTTGCTCTAGTCATTGCAGCAATCGCGTTCGTACTGATTTATGACCGTCCAGAAGCAGTTGGCTTGCCAACTATTGAAGAATACCGCGACGATCCGGCCAAGGTTGAAATCGTTGACACCGAAGGTCTGACCTGGAAAGACATGCTCTTCAAGCATGTTCTCACCAACCGTGTTATTGTTCTGCTTGCGATTACAAACGTGTTTGTCTACACCCTGCGTTATGGCGTATTGAACTGGATTCCAGTTTACTTAACCCAAGAAATTCACGGCGTTAATATCAAAGAAGGCATCATTGGATTTGCTATCTACGAAGGCGCCGGCATCATTGGAACTGTTTTGTGCGGTTGGGTTTCGGACAAGGTGTTTAAGGGCTGGCGCGCCGGAGCAGGCTTATTGTTCTTAGGCGGCGTTGGCATTGCTATTGCTCTTTACTGGTTGATTCCAAACACTGCTCCGCTATGGATCTTCTACATCCTTATTGGTGTTATCGGTGGCTTGATCTATGGACCGGTTATGCTTATTGGTCTGCAAGCAATTGACCTCTCGCCACGTAATGTTGCTGGAACTGCCGCCGGATTTACTGGGCTTTTTGGTTACCTCCTCGGTGCAACACTTGCCTCGTCTGGTGTTGGTATCCTCATCCACTACTTCGGTTGGGATGTCACCTTCGCGGTACTCCTCGGTGTGGTCGTTTTGTCCTTGATTCTCATGTGGATCGTCGGTAAAGACGAGCGTCGTTTGATGGCAGAACATCAAGCTCGTGAAGACGCACGAAATAACTGA
- a CDS encoding substrate-binding domain-containing protein — translation MTPRIIAGVIVFVMGIIGITLIHNFDPHVMVLCSNNERTCENLVNDYVKYSGLDAQMVRMPTSEALAYVRSGGQKSEFDVWIGGPAEAYILADRDGLLEPHQLDTYAIPSTMLTDTWVGTYGGVLAFCARANVAAPHTWDELAHYSGRIALPLPFSSGTAATMLSVQEGRGADSTYLSQLHSKTTTYTASGTVPAHLVGIGRADVAVTFEAYCPADPGNPHAPQLIIPADGTGYEVGAGAVLANGRTTAGRDFLRYIISARGQEVLVDSEQQNPISTELDNNLYTRLAKLDVPVFTTELEHSANIRHSLVSSFAENVMYPHGVAGPLIRSTWISLISSVCAALVGALLALLYRISSRYRLAVISGASIPILFPSLAIASALTVGPIPIAPYGSLVLILTFALYATPVAFLVCVVFTSDLGTEHVMAAANAGADPRSALRSLYLPRLVTSGCISVVATSLWLISDNSAGAVYGGRDHLFIDMVLGAVSSNIYVYTTLAVCLLIAISGGIVAWYVGKRNQSVAREQIESEYSARAGAFIDRYFRRQRRWLYVVGAGWLAIVCYIVIVMLLSSDFATVPGDVLSRIGMKLWLSFTVTLVAVLIGVALAIHEWKNLPLVRGSLVCLLLSAPIAIGLLLTLLFRRSFHIDGVMVFPALVGGYSLGNGTIAVMIAYLALAVPLAYFFAVMMTKRMTSIARIARDIGAVRLRILSLVLWQMKGRLVALVVIVFGLTLTQTATLAFVQPAYLVVSSTNLVNLAERGELGEVFATSLVTGGIGALLIISGGWVLAVSRRREMRKSNELRH, via the coding sequence ATGACGCCACGGATCATTGCTGGGGTCATTGTTTTTGTGATGGGTATCATCGGCATAACTCTTATTCATAATTTTGATCCGCACGTGATGGTACTGTGCTCGAATAATGAAAGAACCTGCGAAAATCTGGTTAACGACTACGTTAAGTACAGCGGATTAGACGCTCAAATGGTTCGTATGCCAACGTCTGAGGCACTGGCATACGTTCGCTCGGGAGGTCAAAAGTCAGAATTTGATGTGTGGATAGGTGGCCCTGCGGAAGCTTATATTTTGGCTGATCGTGACGGCTTGCTTGAACCTCATCAGCTTGATACCTATGCGATCCCGTCAACGATGTTAACCGATACTTGGGTGGGAACGTATGGGGGAGTTCTCGCGTTTTGTGCGCGGGCGAATGTTGCTGCTCCGCACACGTGGGATGAACTCGCGCACTACTCGGGTCGTATCGCTTTGCCGTTGCCGTTTTCGTCTGGCACAGCAGCCACTATGCTCAGTGTTCAAGAAGGTCGTGGGGCAGATAGCACCTATTTGTCTCAGTTGCATTCGAAGACGACGACGTACACTGCTTCCGGAACCGTTCCGGCACACCTTGTCGGTATCGGACGTGCTGATGTCGCGGTAACATTTGAAGCCTACTGTCCTGCAGACCCAGGGAATCCGCACGCTCCACAACTGATTATTCCGGCAGATGGCACTGGATATGAGGTAGGAGCTGGAGCTGTGCTGGCAAACGGACGCACCACAGCCGGACGGGATTTTCTTCGCTACATAATTTCGGCTCGTGGGCAGGAAGTTTTAGTAGATTCTGAGCAGCAAAATCCGATCTCTACTGAGCTGGATAATAACCTTTATACCCGATTAGCAAAACTCGATGTGCCAGTGTTTACTACAGAGCTAGAGCACAGCGCTAATATCAGACACTCACTAGTGAGTAGTTTTGCTGAAAACGTTATGTACCCCCATGGCGTTGCTGGTCCGCTTATCAGATCCACATGGATTAGCCTCATTAGTTCAGTGTGTGCCGCACTAGTAGGAGCATTGCTTGCCTTGTTGTATCGCATAAGTAGCCGATACCGGTTAGCAGTTATTTCCGGTGCGAGCATACCTATTTTGTTTCCGTCGCTTGCGATTGCATCTGCATTAACTGTTGGTCCGATCCCGATTGCCCCATACGGATCGCTCGTTCTGATACTGACATTTGCTTTGTATGCGACGCCGGTAGCATTTCTTGTGTGTGTTGTTTTTACCTCAGATCTTGGAACTGAGCATGTGATGGCCGCAGCTAATGCAGGTGCTGATCCTCGTTCTGCTCTCCGCTCACTTTATCTGCCGCGGTTAGTTACAAGCGGTTGCATCAGCGTTGTGGCGACTTCTTTGTGGCTCATATCAGATAATTCTGCTGGTGCAGTATATGGAGGACGCGATCACCTCTTTATCGACATGGTACTTGGTGCAGTGAGCTCAAACATTTATGTTTATACGACCTTGGCAGTATGCCTTCTCATTGCTATCAGTGGTGGCATCGTAGCTTGGTATGTGGGTAAGCGGAATCAATCTGTAGCGCGTGAACAAATTGAGAGTGAATATTCAGCGCGGGCTGGTGCATTTATCGATCGTTATTTCAGACGTCAGCGCCGCTGGCTATATGTGGTAGGTGCCGGTTGGCTTGCCATCGTGTGCTACATCGTGATTGTTATGTTGTTATCGTCAGATTTTGCCACTGTGCCAGGAGACGTTTTGTCTCGTATTGGGATGAAACTATGGCTGAGTTTTACTGTGACTCTTGTTGCCGTGTTAATTGGGGTAGCATTAGCTATCCACGAATGGAAAAATTTACCGTTAGTTCGTGGCTCGCTAGTATGCCTCTTGCTGAGCGCGCCGATAGCCATCGGACTCCTCCTCACTCTGCTATTCCGGCGCTCTTTCCACATTGATGGAGTTATGGTATTCCCGGCGTTGGTGGGAGGGTATTCGTTAGGTAACGGAACCATCGCAGTGATGATTGCGTATCTGGCACTCGCGGTTCCACTAGCGTATTTCTTCGCTGTGATGATGACAAAACGCATGACTTCGATCGCGCGTATCGCTCGTGACATTGGAGCCGTGCGGTTGCGGATATTGTCGTTAGTTCTATGGCAGATGAAGGGGCGCCTGGTAGCTTTGGTTGTTATTGTGTTCGGCCTGACGCTGACGCAAACTGCAACGCTAGCGTTTGTTCAGCCAGCTTATTTAGTTGTGTCATCAACAAATCTAGTTAATTTGGCTGAGCGGGGAGAGCTCGGCGAAGTGTTTGCAACATCGTTAGTGACCGGTGGTATCGGAGCACTACTTATCATAAGTGGTGGCTGGGTACTGGCTGTGTCTCGTCGTCGAGAAATGAGGAAAAGCAATGAGCTTAGACATTGA
- a CDS encoding ABC transporter ATP-binding protein encodes MSLDIDCLTVPGALDRVSFSVADGEIVAIIGPSGSGKTTLLHTIAGFVSSSGGTMHIDDDDITSRPVQQRSTGVMFERPTLFDMTVEQNIEFALDDARQSEKQRHDLVSIVMSSLNISGLAQRHPATLSGGQAQRVALARTLVRRPRVLLLDEPLAHIESAIREDIHRELISQVHRLGLSLLYVTHDITDACLVADRIIVLDEGRVVQQGTPGELFLRPQTREVARLMGVANILSAHQTGALIPADVIAGQGDFVAVVPTQIALNGTDDKNVVNSAGQIIGCVFARSHYVVQVETEIGTLVVWTQQAWRIGEHCSVVVTYAWAFADTERNTKKLK; translated from the coding sequence ATGAGCTTAGACATTGATTGTTTAACTGTTCCGGGAGCCTTAGACCGGGTGTCTTTCTCAGTTGCCGACGGCGAAATTGTCGCTATTATTGGCCCGTCTGGTTCTGGGAAAACAACTTTGCTCCACACGATTGCAGGTTTTGTTTCTAGCAGTGGTGGAACTATGCACATTGACGACGACGACATCACATCTCGTCCGGTTCAACAACGCTCTACTGGCGTCATGTTTGAGCGGCCAACATTGTTTGACATGACGGTTGAACAAAATATTGAGTTTGCGCTCGATGATGCACGCCAGAGCGAGAAACAACGCCACGATTTGGTGTCTATTGTGATGTCATCTTTGAATATTTCTGGACTGGCGCAGCGGCATCCCGCCACGCTATCTGGTGGGCAAGCTCAGCGGGTAGCTCTGGCTCGTACGTTGGTACGCCGACCACGAGTCTTGCTTCTCGATGAGCCACTAGCTCATATTGAATCTGCTATTAGGGAAGATATTCATCGCGAGCTTATAAGCCAAGTTCATCGCTTAGGGTTATCGCTTCTGTATGTCACCCATGATATTACCGATGCCTGTTTGGTCGCGGATCGGATTATAGTGCTGGATGAAGGCCGGGTAGTTCAACAAGGCACTCCGGGAGAGTTGTTCTTGCGTCCGCAAACCCGTGAGGTAGCACGGCTTATGGGAGTAGCCAATATTTTGTCTGCGCACCAAACCGGCGCATTAATACCAGCGGATGTTATTGCCGGACAAGGTGATTTTGTTGCTGTCGTACCAACGCAGATTGCTCTCAACGGCACCGATGATAAGAACGTGGTGAACTCAGCCGGGCAAATTATTGGGTGTGTATTTGCACGTTCGCACTATGTGGTGCAAGTCGAGACTGAGATTGGCACGTTGGTAGTGTGGACACAGCAAGCTTGGCGTATTGGTGAGCACTGCAGCGTCGTCGTCACATATGCGTGGGCGTTCGCTGATACTGAACGAAATACTAAAAAATTAAAATAA
- a CDS encoding pirin family protein — MPQTYDPSADGVAVEIITSREVPLGGLRAMTVYRTLPQRQRSLIGAWCFIDQYGPDNVTNTGGMDVAPHPHTGLQTVSWLFEGAITHHDSGGNHAVVLPGEANFMTAGYGICHSEVSTQDTTVLHGVQLWVALPEEARHGERRFDHYVPPVVKLYGGQVRVFVGTLAGSDSPVPTFTPLVGAEVVVEPHATLTLDVNPAFEHGLLVDSGDIDLDGTAVARTELAYTGIGNSRLHIRNSADTPGRLLLIGGEPFTEQVVMWWNFLARDSAELGEMRQAWENESERFGKTLGYIGHDPTGLVRIPAPVLPDVVIRPRLNPEPYARPSTRI, encoded by the coding sequence ATGCCACAAACATATGATCCAAGCGCCGATGGTGTCGCAGTAGAAATAATCACTTCGCGAGAGGTCCCGTTAGGCGGACTACGTGCCATGACGGTTTATCGGACACTGCCACAACGCCAACGATCGTTGATAGGGGCATGGTGTTTCATCGATCAGTATGGGCCAGATAATGTTACCAATACTGGCGGTATGGATGTTGCACCACATCCCCATACCGGGTTGCAAACAGTCTCATGGCTATTTGAAGGGGCTATCACCCATCATGACTCGGGTGGTAATCATGCCGTTGTTCTGCCTGGTGAAGCGAACTTTATGACCGCCGGTTACGGTATCTGTCACTCGGAAGTTTCCACCCAAGACACCACTGTTTTGCATGGCGTCCAGTTATGGGTGGCGCTACCAGAAGAAGCACGTCACGGTGAACGCAGATTTGATCATTATGTGCCACCGGTAGTCAAACTCTATGGCGGGCAAGTCCGCGTTTTTGTGGGAACACTTGCGGGCTCTGATTCACCGGTTCCAACGTTTACGCCGCTTGTCGGGGCAGAGGTTGTAGTAGAGCCTCATGCAACTCTCACTCTTGATGTTAATCCAGCTTTCGAACACGGTTTGCTGGTTGATAGCGGAGATATTGATTTGGACGGAACTGCAGTGGCACGCACTGAACTCGCTTACACCGGAATCGGTAATTCTCGCTTACATATCCGAAACTCTGCAGATACACCGGGACGACTGCTACTCATTGGCGGGGAGCCATTCACGGAGCAGGTAGTCATGTGGTGGAATTTTTTGGCACGAGATTCAGCTGAGCTAGGCGAAATGCGACAAGCCTGGGAAAACGAAAGTGAACGTTTCGGGAAAACGCTGGGCTATATCGGCCATGATCCAACCGGGTTAGTACGTATACCGGCACCGGTGTTACCGGATGTCGTGATCCGCCCACGCCTCAATCCGGAACCATATGCGCGTCCAAGCACAAGAATTTAA
- a CDS encoding GNAT family N-acetyltransferase has translation MAEQRTDKNGTPVQILAGNNLYAIRYDESEVAGFTQYVDNGDERIFFHTEVRPELEGRGLAGNLVDVALHETDAAGKTIVAMCPMVRHWVAKHGDGLKWRGATVDDQQVVMKTF, from the coding sequence ATGGCTGAACAACGAACTGATAAAAACGGAACTCCGGTACAGATCTTAGCGGGAAATAATCTTTACGCAATCCGTTATGACGAATCTGAGGTAGCGGGTTTTACCCAATATGTTGATAACGGCGATGAGCGCATCTTCTTCCATACCGAAGTACGGCCAGAACTTGAAGGGCGCGGTTTGGCTGGGAACCTGGTTGATGTTGCGCTTCACGAAACAGATGCGGCTGGTAAAACGATTGTGGCGATGTGCCCGATGGTACGTCATTGGGTCGCAAAGCACGGTGATGGCCTAAAGTGGCGCGGTGCCACAGTGGATGATCAACAAGTTGTTATGAAAACCTTCTGA